A section of the Methanocaldococcus sp. FS406-22 genome encodes:
- a CDS encoding CD3072 family TudS-related putative desulfidase translates to MKGKKIAIVAHCILNQNSVVNGLERAEGAFNEVVEILLKHNYAIIQLPCPELIYSEYNREGKTKEEYDTKEYRELCKELLKPIIKYLEEYKKYNFKFILIGIENSPTCDIFKNRGILMEELLNEVEKLDIDIKMIEYPKEEGNYKAFIKNLKKMIK, encoded by the coding sequence ATGAAAGGGAAAAAGATAGCTATTGTTGCCCACTGCATATTAAACCAAAATAGTGTTGTTAATGGGTTGGAGAGGGCTGAAGGGGCTTTTAATGAAGTTGTTGAGATTCTTTTAAAGCATAACTATGCGATAATCCAACTTCCATGTCCAGAGCTGATTTATTCGGAGTATAATAGAGAAGGAAAAACAAAGGAAGAGTATGATACAAAAGAATACAGAGAGCTTTGCAAAGAACTTTTAAAACCAATAATTAAATATCTTGAAGAGTATAAAAAATATAACTTTAAATTCATTCTAATTGGGATAGAGAACTCTCCAACTTGTGATATTTTCAAAAATAGGGGAATTTTAATGGAAGAATTATTAAACGAGGTTGAAAAATTAGATATTGATATTAAGATGATAGAATATCCAAAAGAGGAAGGGAATTACAAAGCATTTATAAAAAATTTGAAGAAGATGATAAAATGA
- a CDS encoding acyl-CoA dehydratase activase → MILGIDIGSTTTKMVLMEDNRIFWYRIEDVGVVIEEDILSKMIKEIEQKYPIDKIIATGYGRHKISFADKVVPEVIALGKGANYFFNDADGVIDIGGQDTKVLKIDKNGKVVDFILSDKCAAGTGKFLEKALDILKIDRDEINKYKSDNVAKISSMCAVFAESEIISLLSKKVPKEEILMGVYESIINRVIPMINRLKIQNMVFSGGVAKNKVLVEMFEKKLSKKLLIPEEPQIVCCVGAILV, encoded by the coding sequence ATGATTTTGGGAATAGATATTGGCTCAACAACAACAAAAATGGTTTTAATGGAAGATAACAGGATATTTTGGTATAGGATAGAAGATGTTGGGGTGGTTATTGAAGAGGATATCTTATCAAAGATGATTAAAGAGATTGAGCAAAAATATCCAATAGATAAAATCATAGCCACTGGATATGGAAGGCATAAGATTAGCTTTGCAGATAAGGTAGTTCCAGAAGTCATTGCCTTAGGAAAGGGAGCAAACTATTTCTTTAACGATGCAGATGGTGTTATTGATATAGGAGGACAAGACACAAAGGTCTTAAAGATTGATAAAAATGGTAAAGTTGTAGATTTCATCCTATCAGATAAATGTGCGGCTGGAACTGGAAAGTTTTTAGAGAAGGCATTGGACATCTTAAAAATTGATAGAGATGAGATAAATAAGTATAAATCAGATAATGTTGCCAAGATATCCTCAATGTGTGCCGTCTTTGCTGAAAGTGAGATAATAAGCTTACTATCTAAAAAAGTCCCAAAGGAAGAGATTTTGATGGGAGTTTATGAAAGTATAATAAATAGGGTTATCCCAATGATAAATAGGCTTAAAATACAAAACATGGTGTTTAGTGGTGGAGTTGCTAAAAATAAGGTTTTAGTTGAAATGTTTGAGAAAAAATTAAGTAAAAAGCTTTTGATTCCAGAAGAACCACAGATTGTTTGCTGTGTTGGAGCTATATTAGTATAA
- a CDS encoding Coenzyme F420 hydrogenase/dehydrogenase, beta subunit C-terminal domain — protein sequence MKYALIQATDNEILKKAECGGAVTALFKYLLDKKLVDGVLALKRGEDVYDGIPVFITNSDELIETAGSLHCAPVNFGKLIAKYLADKKIAVPTKPCDAMAIRELAKLNQINLDNVYMIGLNCGGTISPITAMKMIELFYEVNPLDVVKEEIDKGKFIIELKSGEHKAIKIDELEEKGFGRRKNCQRCEVMVPRMADLACGNWGAEKGWTFVEICSEKGRKLVEDAEKEGYIKIKQPSEKAIQIREKIENIMIKLAKKFQKKHLEAEYPSLEEWEKYWNRCIKCYGCRDNCPLCFCVECRLEKDYIDEKGKIPPNPLIFQGVRLSHIGQSCINCGQCEDACPMDIPLAYIFHRMQLKVRDTFGYIPGVDDKLPPLFMSEK from the coding sequence ATGAAATATGCTCTAATTCAAGCTACTGATAATGAGATTTTGAAGAAGGCTGAGTGTGGTGGGGCTGTTACTGCTTTATTTAAATACTTATTAGATAAAAAGCTTGTTGATGGTGTTTTAGCTTTGAAGAGGGGTGAGGACGTTTATGATGGTATTCCAGTGTTTATAACGAATTCTGATGAGTTAATAGAAACTGCTGGGTCTTTACACTGTGCTCCTGTAAACTTTGGAAAGTTGATAGCAAAATACTTAGCTGATAAAAAAATAGCCGTTCCAACAAAACCGTGTGATGCAATGGCAATTAGGGAGTTAGCTAAGTTAAACCAGATTAACTTAGATAACGTTTATATGATTGGTTTGAATTGTGGGGGGACTATTAGCCCGATTACGGCTATGAAAATGATTGAACTATTTTATGAAGTCAATCCATTAGATGTTGTTAAGGAGGAGATTGATAAGGGGAAGTTTATTATCGAATTAAAGAGTGGGGAGCATAAAGCTATCAAAATAGATGAGTTGGAGGAAAAAGGCTTTGGTAGGAGGAAGAATTGTCAGAGATGTGAGGTAATGGTTCCGAGAATGGCTGATTTAGCCTGTGGGAACTGGGGGGCTGAGAAGGGCTGGACTTTTGTTGAGATTTGTTCAGAGAAGGGGAGAAAGCTTGTTGAAGATGCCGAAAAAGAGGGATATATCAAAATCAAACAACCCTCAGAGAAGGCTATACAAATTAGAGAAAAGATTGAAAATATAATGATAAAACTAGCTAAAAAATTCCAGAAGAAGCACTTAGAGGCAGAGTATCCAAGTTTAGAAGAATGGGAGAAGTATTGGAACCGATGCATAAAATGCTACGGTTGTAGAGATAACTGCCCACTCTGCTTCTGTGTTGAATGTAGGTTAGAAAAAGATTATATTGACGAGAAAGGCAAAATCCCACCAAATCCATTAATATTCCAAGGGGTTAGGTTAAGTCATATCGGACAGAGTTGTATAAACTGTGGGCAATGTGAGGATGCATGCCCAATGGACATCCCCCTAGCTTATATCTTCCACAGAATGCAATTAAAAGTTAGAGATACTTTTGGCTATATTCCGGGAGTTGATGATAAACTTCCACCCTTATTTATGAGTGAAAAATAA
- a CDS encoding molybdopterin oxidoreductase family protein, translated as MRVVHTICPGCSVGCGIDLIVKDSKVVGTYPYKRHPINEGKNCINGKKCYEIIYHEKRLKKPLIKKNGKFVEVTWDEALSFIVEKIESYNGDDITFIASGRCTNEDNYALKKLADSLKAKIGHCICNSPKVNYAEISTSIDHIEDAKNIIIIGDVFSEHALIGRKVIRAKDKGAKVTIFNTEEKEILKLNADEFVKVDDYSNIDLGNVDENTIVIINAPINVDELAKTAKVLPIAKHCNTVGATLIGIPALNKDEYFELLKNSKFLYIMGENPALIDKDALKNAEFLVVQDIIRTETAELADVVLPSTCWAEKEGTFTNTDKRVQKINKAVNPPGEAMDDWMIIKNLAEKLGIDLGFNSLEDIQKEVIKVIS; from the coding sequence GTGAGAGTTGTTCATACTATTTGCCCGGGTTGTAGTGTTGGGTGCGGAATAGATTTGATAGTTAAAGATAGCAAAGTTGTTGGCACATATCCATACAAGAGACATCCAATAAATGAGGGTAAGAACTGCATAAATGGAAAGAAGTGTTATGAGATTATATATCATGAAAAGAGGTTAAAAAAGCCATTGATTAAAAAGAATGGAAAGTTTGTTGAGGTTACTTGGGATGAAGCACTAAGTTTTATTGTAGAAAAGATAGAGAGCTATAATGGTGATGATATAACCTTTATTGCCTCTGGAAGATGCACAAATGAAGATAACTATGCATTAAAAAAGTTGGCTGATAGCTTAAAAGCTAAGATTGGGCATTGTATCTGCAACTCTCCAAAGGTTAATTATGCTGAAATCTCTACAAGTATTGATCACATAGAGGATGCAAAAAACATTATAATTATTGGTGATGTCTTTTCTGAGCATGCATTAATTGGAAGAAAGGTTATTAGGGCAAAGGATAAAGGAGCTAAGGTAACAATTTTTAATACAGAAGAAAAAGAAATCCTAAAATTAAATGCTGATGAGTTTGTGAAGGTTGATGATTATTCAAATATTGATTTAGGTAATGTTGATGAAAACACCATAGTTATAATTAATGCTCCAATAAACGTTGATGAATTAGCTAAAACTGCCAAGGTTTTGCCTATAGCTAAGCATTGCAATACAGTTGGAGCAACACTTATTGGCATCCCTGCTTTGAATAAGGATGAATATTTTGAGTTATTGAAAAACTCAAAGTTCTTATACATAATGGGAGAGAATCCAGCTTTAATTGATAAAGATGCATTAAAAAATGCTGAGTTTTTAGTTGTTCAAGATATTATAAGGACTGAAACTGCTGAATTAGCTGATGTTGTTTTACCTTCAACATGCTGGGCTGAGAAAGAAGGAACATTCACAAATACAGATAAAAGAGTGCAGAAGATAAATAAGGCAGTTAATCCTCCCGGAGAGGCGATGGACGATTGGATGATAATCAAAAACTTAGCTGAAAAGCTTGGGATTGATTTAGGCTTTAATTCATTAGAAGATATCCAAAAAGAAGTTATTAAGGTGATATCATGA
- a CDS encoding formylmethanofuran dehydrogenase subunit B: MREIKNVVCPFCGTLCDDVVVIVDNEGHIIGTRNACRIGHAKFMHFEGAVRWREPLMRENKKDDFKKVDIDTAIEETARILVEADLPLIYGFSATECHAHVYGIELAELVRGVVSNTAEVCHGPSVWALQDVGYPICTLGEVKNRADVIIYWGSNPMHAHPRHMSRYSVFARGFFRERGREDRTLIVVDPRETDTAKLADVHLQVEPHKDYELISAMRAVLKGFELQVDKVAGVPVDLIYEAVEICKNAQFGCLFFGMGVTQSGSKHRNIDNAICLVIDLNAYTKFTLIPMRGHYNVNGFNQVCTWVTGFPLCVDFSRGYPRFNPGDTSVTDLLMRKEADAMLNIASDPGAHFPQKAVERMAEIPLICIDPHDTPTAELANIIIPPAIAGVEAEGTAYRMDGIPIQLKKVIDPPEGVLPDREILKRIISKVKEFL, from the coding sequence ATGAGAGAGATAAAAAATGTAGTTTGCCCATTCTGTGGAACATTGTGTGATGATGTTGTGGTTATTGTGGATAATGAGGGGCATATTATAGGAACAAGAAATGCATGTAGAATAGGACATGCCAAGTTTATGCACTTCGAAGGGGCAGTTAGATGGAGAGAGCCATTAATGAGAGAAAACAAGAAGGATGATTTTAAAAAGGTTGATATTGACACTGCCATTGAAGAGACTGCAAGAATATTAGTTGAGGCAGATTTGCCTTTAATCTATGGCTTTTCTGCAACTGAATGTCATGCACATGTCTATGGCATAGAGTTAGCTGAGTTAGTTAGAGGAGTTGTTAGCAACACCGCAGAAGTTTGCCATGGACCGAGTGTTTGGGCATTGCAAGATGTTGGTTATCCAATCTGCACATTGGGGGAGGTTAAAAACAGAGCTGATGTAATCATTTATTGGGGTTCAAATCCAATGCACGCTCACCCAAGGCATATGAGTAGATACTCAGTATTTGCGAGAGGATTTTTCAGAGAGAGGGGTAGAGAGGATAGGACTTTAATTGTCGTTGACCCAAGGGAGACTGATACTGCAAAGTTGGCAGACGTGCATTTGCAGGTTGAGCCTCATAAGGATTATGAGTTAATTAGTGCAATGAGGGCTGTATTAAAAGGCTTTGAATTGCAAGTAGATAAAGTTGCAGGAGTTCCAGTTGATTTAATCTATGAGGCAGTAGAGATTTGCAAAAACGCTCAATTTGGATGTTTATTCTTTGGTATGGGGGTTACTCAATCTGGAAGTAAACATAGGAATATAGATAACGCCATTTGTTTAGTTATTGATTTAAACGCCTATACTAAATTCACTCTAATCCCAATGAGAGGGCATTACAACGTTAATGGCTTTAACCAGGTATGCACGTGGGTTACTGGTTTTCCATTGTGTGTAGATTTCTCAAGAGGATATCCAAGATTCAATCCAGGAGATACGAGTGTAACAGATTTGTTGATGAGAAAGGAGGCAGATGCCATGCTAAACATAGCCTCAGACCCTGGAGCTCACTTCCCACAGAAGGCAGTTGAAAGAATGGCAGAAATTCCATTAATTTGCATAGACCCACACGACACACCAACGGCAGAGTTGGCAAACATTATAATTCCCCCAGCAATTGCTGGTGTAGAGGCAGAGGGGACTGCCTATAGGATGGATGGAATTCCAATTCAGTTGAAGAAGGTTATAGACCCACCAGAGGGAGTGTTGCCAGATAGAGAGATTTTAAAGAGAATTATCAGCAAGGTTAAAGAGTTTTTGTAA